From the genome of Corallococcus exiguus:
CGCCTCCTCCCGGGGTGGGTGGGGGAGGCCGGGAGATCTCGGTCTGAAAAACAGGCCCTGCCTTCCGTGGACCGGGAGGCAGGGCCTGGCGCCCGTCACGCCGCGCGCACGAAGCGGGCCTTGTTGCGTTCAATCCACCGGGCCAGCGACTGCACCTGCGGATTCAGCTCACGCGTGCGCTCGGGGTCCCGGGCGGCGCAGTACTCCTCTGAGAAGTCCCGCATGAACTGGAACATGTTCGCGAGCTCCGACGCGCCGGGGAAGTTGAACGTCCGGTAGACCTCCGGCTCCATGGAGTGGAAGCGCACCTCCTGGCCCAGCACCTGCTGCAGCGTCCGGGCGATCTCCTGGCCCGTCAGGTGCTCGCTGGCCAGCCCCACCGTCTTGCCCGCCCATGCCTCCGGCCCGCGCTGGAAGAGGGTGTGGACGCATCCGCCCACGTCCTCCGTGGCGATGCCGGGCAGCTTCTGGTCCTCCGTGGGCAGCACGAAGTCGAACGTGCCGTCGGCGTTGCGCTTTCCTCCCAATCCGAACGACAGCAGGTTCTCCCACGAGAACGAGGTGCGCACGAACGTCACTGGCAGGTCCAGGCCGCTGAAGTACGCATCGCTCGCGCCCTTCACGTCGAATTGCGGCACGCGGTAGTGCCTCTTGAGCATGGGCATCCGCGTGTCTTCCGCAGGGATGAGGCGCCGGGTGTCTTCCTGGGTGGACCAGATGACGTGCGCCACCCCCGCCTCCTTCGCGGCGTGCGCCATCGTCCGCGCCTGTGCCAGCTCGCGCTCCGGGTCGGGCTTCTCCCAATAGCTGGTGACGCAGAAGGCGCCGTGCGCTCCGGTGAACGCGGCCTTCAGGCTCTTCGCGTCGCTCACGTCCGCCGCGACGACCTCCGCGCCCAGCTTCGCCAGCCGGCGCGCCAGCTCCGAGCCTGGCTTGCGCGTGAGCGCGCGCACCGTGAAGCCGCTCTGCGTGTCCGCGAGGATGGCGCGCGCAAGGCCGCCTCCCTCTTCGCCCGTTGCTCCCACCACCGCGATGATCTTCTTGTCCATGGTCATGTCCTGTCGTCCTGAAGTCTGGGAATGAAGCCGGCTCATCCGCCCACGACGGGGCCGGGCAGGCTGGGGCTCAGCGCGGGGAGGAAGGCGAGCGCCAGGCCCGCGTAGGCCCGCAGCAGCCGCTTCTCACCGCGCCGCAAGAGCAGGCAGTTGCGCGCGTTGCGCGACAGGTCCGCCTCCTGGAGCAATTGCTCGTCCTCCTCCAGCGTCGTCTCGAAGCCCGCGAGCCGTGCCTCGCACGCGTCGTGGAGGTAGCGGAAGACGCGCTCCTCCGTCTCCGCGCTCAGTGGTGGCACTTCGCCCAGGCCCTGCTCCTCGCGGGCCTCCTCGGCGAGCCGGGCCAGCTCCCGCGCGTTCGCGCACGCCACGCGCAGGAAGGAGAACATCGCCACCGTGGAGGCATGCCCGTAGTGCAGCGGCACCTCGAAGCGCCGCCGCGACGGCGGAGTCGCCAGCGCGAGCAGCTCCCGCTTTCCCTCCGCCTCCACCGCGTCCTCGAGCACGCCCAGGTAGAGCACCAGCGTGTCGTCCGGGTTGTCCTCCGGCACGAAGCCGTAGCTCAGCAGGAACCGGCAGCTGGACTTGATGCCATAGCTGATGTGCAGTTCCTCGCGCGCGGCCACGGGCTCGTGCGCCACCAGCACGAAGGCCTCACCGTCCTCCGTGTTGCCCCACACCAGGCGCGGCGAGGCCCGGTGGTTGAGCATGTCCGCCACCGGCACGAAGCACCGCGTGAGCTTGCCCGCCACCGTCAGGCCGAAGCTGCGGCTGATCAACACGTGCTGCGCCCAGAGGTACGCGTCGGGCGTGAAGCGCTCGAAGCCCGGCACCCGCTGCGCCAGCATGGCGTAGCGAGCGAGCAGCATCTCCTTCCACCGCGCCACCTCGCGCAGCGCGGAGGAGCCCTGGAGCAGCGACAGCTCCTGCGCGTCGAAGAACAGCGGCAGGTGCGGGAAGGACTGGGGCAGCACGTCCAGGTACGGCTTCCAGGCCGAGTCCTCGCGCTCCTTCTCCTGGAGCAGGAATGCCGCCAGGTAGCACTCCTCGCTCGTGTCCGGTGCGTGCGCGTCGATGAGCCGGCCGATGTCCGACGCTCTCGCGACGTCCAGCGTCACCAGGCACGCGCGCGGCACCCGCAGCACCTCTTCTCCCGCCGCGATGGGCACCTTGGCGAAGACGCCACGCTCGTCGCCCTCCAGATGACCCACCCACAACTTCGGGAAGCTCGCGCCCGCCTGCCTGCTCCACTGGAGTGCGAGGTGTTCCTTCAGGGGGTTCGCTTCCTCGAGGGTGTCCTGCTCCGCTTCCTGTCGCGCGCTCATTGGCTCCGCCATGCGTTCGGGGGGTGAACGCCAGGAAGACGCTGGTCGCTACGGCTTGTGATTTCCCGTGGATTTCCGGGCTGCCCTTTTTGGAGATGATCAAGGGTTGTTCACAGACATCTCGCTGCTCCGTTTCCAGATGCACTTTTGGAGCCCTGGAAACCGTGAGCGAAAACACCAATCCCTCTTTCTGGCGTGTATGGGAGCAGCACAAGGAGCCGTTGTTGCAGCAGGCGCTGCGGCTGATGGGCGGGAACGTGGTGGACGCGGAGGACGCGGTGGACACCGCGATGCTCCGGGCCCACCAGAACTACGTGTCGCCCGGGAAGATCCTCAACCCGAGGGCGTGGCTGGGACGCATCCTCCACAACGTCTGCATGGACATCCACCGCGAGCGCCAGCGCTGGGGCGACACCGAGGAGTGGATGGAAGACCTGGAGGCCGCGGAGCCTCAGTCCCAGGAGCAGCTGCCCGACGCGGGCCTGCTCCAGCGAGAGAGCGCCGCGGCGGTCCGCGAATGCATCGAGGCGCTGCCCCCCAATCTGAGGGTGCCCCTGGTGATGCGCTACCTCCAGGACATGTCCTATGCCGACATTGCTGAACAGCTCCGGTTGACCAGTTGCAACGTGAGAAAGCGCATCCAGCTCGCGTACGGAATCCTTCGGACCACCCTTTCGCAAGAGCCGTGCCCCCGCTGAGCGCAAGTCCGTGCTCCGTCCGAGCAGGCCGGCGGAGCACGGCTCGCGCGACTCATTCCGGGAGGATGCGCGAGCGCACGTAGCGCCCCGGAGCCGCTTCAATGACGCGAAGCCCTCCCTCGCCGGGGCGCCGAGCCGGGACGCGTTCTCCCGAACGCTCGGATTGCCAATACTCCCAGTCCGTCCACCAGGACCCTGAGTGTTCTTTTGCGTCCTGAAGCCACGCATCGGCGTCCGCGTGCGACGCAATTCCATCCGCGTCCATGAAGGACGCCGATGCGTCCGGTGTCGACGCAATCACATCCGTCTTGCCGCGGAGCGCAATCTCATCCGCGTCCTGGAATGACGCGACTGCGTTTGAATGCGACGCAAATGCATCCGCGTTTGGGATGGACGCAGGTGCGTTTCCAGGTGACGCGCCCGGACGGGGCTTCGGGACCCAATAGCGATACCGGTTCGCGGACGGCGGGTTGATGACGCCAGCGACATGGCCCGAGCCCGCGAGCACGAACCGCACGGGACCCCGGTAGTTCCTCGCTCCCCGGTACACCGAGCGGAAGGGCGCGATGTGGTCCTCCCGGCAGGCTTGCACGTAGAGGGGCGTCTTCACGCGGCCCAGGTCCAGGGGGACGCCAGCGAGCGACAGCGCGCCCGGCTGGACCAGGCGGTTGTTCAGGTACAGCTCCCGCAGGTACGTCGCGTGCGCGCGCGCGGGCATGCGCGTGGGGTCGGTGCTCCACGCGAGGAAGTCACTGGGGGCCGGCTCCCGGCCGAGCAGGTAGTTGTTCACCACGAAGGGCCAGACCAGGTCCTTCGCTCGGAGCAGGTTGAAGGTGGTCATCATCTCCAGCCCCTCCAGATAGCCGCGCTCGCGCATGTGGGCCTCCAGCCGCTCCAACCGCGGCGCGTCGATGAAGGCCCCCAGGTCCCCCGGTTCGCTGAAGTCCACCTGAGTGGTGAGCAGCGTCGCGCTGGCGATGAGCGAATCATTCTGGGCGGCGAGCCACGCGAGCCCCGACGCCAGCAGCGTTCCTCCGATGCAGTAGCCCAGCGTGGAGACCCGCTCCTCGCCGGTGGCGCGGCAGACGGCCTCCAGCGCGGCAATCAGTCCGTGCACGAGGTAGTCCTCCCAATCCACGTCCGCGTGCGTTTCGTCGGGGTTCACCCAGGAGATGAGGAACACCGTGTACCCGCGGTCCACTGCCCAGCGGACGAACGAGTTCTCCGGGCGCAGGTCCAGGATGTAGAACTTGTTGATCCACGGCGGCACCACCAGCAGCGGCTGGCGGTAGACGGTGGGCGTGGTGGGCCGGTACTGGATGAGCTGGAACAGGCGCTCCTCATGGACCACGTCGCCCGGCGTGGTGGCCAGGTTCTCCCCCAGCCGGAACGTCCGCCGGTCCGTCATGCGCGTCGCCAACTGGCCCTGGCCACGCGCCAGGTCCTCGCACAGCGCCTCCAGTCCCTTGAGCAGGCTCCGGCCGTGGGACTCGCGCGCGGCGCGGAGCACCTCCGGATTGAGCGCGGGGAAGTTGGACGGAGACAGCGCGTCGGTGAGCTGGCGCGCGTAGAAGCGCGCCTGGTGTGCCGTGTGCCGGTCCACGCCCGGCGCTTGGGCCACCAGGTCCTCCAGCCAGTCCGCGCCGGTGAGGTACGCGCGGCGCAGGCCGTCGAAGAAGGGCTGCTCCCTCCACGCCGGGTCTCGGAAGCGGCGGTCCGGCGCGGAAGGGGCGGGCTCCGGTGGGACGCCCCCGCGCAGGGAGCGTCCCCACAGGTCGATTCCCGCCGCGAGCATCCGCTGGGGGTCCATCGCCAGCCGGAGGAGGACTTCCAGGAAGGCGCGCCGCATGGGCTCCAGGGATGCGTTCATTCGCGGCCTCCTTCAGTACATGTGCTGCCCACCATTGATGGTGAGCGTGGAGCCGGTGATGAAGCCGGCCTTGTCGGAGGCGAGGAACGTCACGGCGCGGGCGATTTCGTCGGCGCGCCCCAGGCGGCCCACGGGGATGCGCGTGCGAATGCGCACCAGTTCCTCCGGAGGCACGGTGCGCACCAGGTCCGTGTCGATGTAGCCCGGCGCGATGAGGTTGGCGGTGACGCCGCGGGCGGCGCCCTCGCGCGCCAGCGCCACGGTGAAGCCATGCATGCCCGCCTTGGCCGCCGCGTAGGCCGTCTGTCCCAGCTGGCCCGTCTGCCCGTTGATGGACCCGATGTTGATGATGCGGCCGAAGCCACGCTCGCGCATCGGGCCCACCACGACGTTGCACAGGTTGAAGCACGAGGTGAGGTTCGTCTGGATGACCTCGTTCCACTGCTCGGACGTCATCTTGTGCAGCATGGCGTCCCGGGTGATGCCGGCGTTGTTCACCAGCACCTCGATGGGACCCAGCGCTTCGACGATCTTCTTCACGCCCGCGACACACTGGGCGGTGTTGGCGGCGTCGAAGCGGAACGCCGGGATGCCGGTGCGCCCCGTGAAGTTCTGCGCCGCCTGCTCATTCGCATAATAGGTGACCGCCACGCGGTAACCCTGCTGCCGCAGGGCGTCGGCGCTCGCCGCGCCAATGCCGCGCGTTCCTCCTGTCACCACTGCCACGCGTCCACTCATGTCTGTCTCCAGGGTTGAAAGTTGCGCCTGAAGGACGCGGACGCCCGCCGGATGTGAATGAGGACCGGCGTGGATTCACAACCGCGTGGCCGCGGCCGTCCCTGGAGCGCTGCCTCGGGGAGCGGGGGACTGGGAAGGGTGGATTGGGATCCATCAGCCCCCCGCTCCTCCGGGGCAGCACTCCACCGCAGCATTCGCGAGAGGACATCCATGACACAGCCGCAAGCACCCCAGGAGCGCCCGCAGGTCATCGTCGTCTTTCAAGGCGGCGGGGCCCTGGGCGCCTACCACGTGGGGGCCTATCAGGCCCTGGAGGAGGCTGGCCTGCATCCGGACTGGGTCTCCGGTATCTCCATTGGCGCCTTCACCGCCGCGCTGGTCGCGGGCAACCGCCCGGAGCAGCGGCTCGAGCGGCTGGAGGCGTTCTGGCGCGAGGTGTCCTGGCCGGGAAGTGAGTGGGGCTCGCTCTTCAAGGGCCGCCTGCGCCAGCTCTTCAACCTGGGCAGCCACATGACCAGCCTGCTCTTCGGCCAGCCCGGCTTCTACGCGCCCCGCGCGCTGTCCCCGCTGCTCGCGCCGCCGGGCTCTCCGGAGGCGCTGAGCTTCTATTCCACCCGGCCCATGCGCTCGACGCTGCGGCGGCTGGTGGACTTCGAATACATCAACTCCCGTGCGACGCGGCTGAGCCTGGGTGCCACCCGTGTGAGCGACGGCCACCTGGTGTTCTTCGACAACACGCGAAGCGCCCTGGGGCCGGACCATGTGCTCGCCAGCGGCGCGCTGCCGCCCGCCTTCCCGCCCAGCCTCATCGACGGGGAGCTGTACTGGGACGGCGGCTGCGTCACGAACACGCCGCTCAACGCCATCCTGGACGACCCGCCCCAGCGGCACTCCCTGGTCTTCATGATTGATTTGTTCGAGGCGCGCGCGCCGCTGCCCCAGAACATGGACGAGGCGAGCTGGCGCATGAAGTCCATCCAGTTCGCGGGCCGCACGTCGCAGCAGGTGGACCAGTTCGCGACCGTGTGGAACCTGCGCCAGACCTCGAGCCGGGTGACGCGGCATATGTCAGCGTCCTCGCCGCTCGCGTTCAGCGACGAGCCCCTGGCGAAGCCCGCGCCCCGGCTGGACATCATCCACCTGACGTACCAGCGCGGTGAGCACCAGATCTCCAGCAGCGATGCGGAGTTCTCCCGCGCCTCCATCGCGGAGCGCCAGGCGGACGGCTACCGGGACATGAAGCGTGCCCTGGCGACCTCGCCGTGGACGCAGCCCATGGCGAACGGGCCCCAGGCGTTCGGTGACGAGGACCTGGCGCCGGCCGAAGGGGGCGCCGTCGTCCACCGCCTCTAGAAGAACCCACCTGTCTTGACCCGAAGGAGCAATGCCATGACCGAAGCGAAGAGAGTCGATCCGTACGCCCACCTGATGGACCTGGGGCGGGGCGCCCTGCACCAGGCCATCGCCGCCCAGCGCTCCGCGCTCGAATACTCCCGCCAGTTCGTGGAGGGGGACGCCGCCGCGCGGCCGCTGCGCTCGCAGCACGAGGAGTGGGCGCGCAAGGCGCTGGAGACCCTGGCGCCGTTCTACGCGCTGGAGCAGCTGGTGCACGACCAACTGCTGAAGGCGCAGGCCAGCATCTTCGAGCTGGCCGACGACACCCTGCGCAACCTCACGCTGCACGGTGTGGAGCGCCGCGGGCACCGCTCGACCTGAGCCCTGGGCGTCGCGAAGCTCGAACCCCGGGGGGCCCTTGCGCGCCGCCCGGGGTTCTTGTTGTTTCAAACCGTCAGCGCGGAGCCAATGGCAGACGCACGGCCGGGTCGCCCAGGAGCACGTAGCCGCCCAGGTCCTGACGGAGCATCCACAGGTGCGAGCGCCGCAGCGGATCCACCGTGGAGGGCTTCCCGGCGCTCCGGGCCGCCTCTTCCTGGTCATACAGCGTGGTCAGCTCCAGGTTGGCCTGGTGTCCCCCTCGCAGCAGCCAGCTCAAGCCCAGGCCCACGCGCCGGCCCCGGGCCAGCTGCTGGAGCGGCTCCATGAAGCGGGACACCTTGCCCTGGCGGTGGTCGCGGTCCTGGAAGCCATACGTCCACGCCAGGTCCACGTGGCCGATGACCGCCAGCGGTCCCTGGGGGTTGGCCAGCACGGACTGCGGCAGCGCGGCGACGAAGGGGCGTTCCCCGGGCCGGGGCAGCGCCGCGGTGAGTGATTCCAGCCTCCCGCTGAACTGGCCTCCCGCCTGCAACTGTTTCAGCCAGTGATGGAAGGCGCTGCGCGACGGCGTGCCCGCGCCGAAGCACGCGAAGAGGAACCAGATGCCGCCGGGCAGGAAGGGCCGCTGGGCCAGCGCCGCGCCATCCAGGTGCTGGCCTTCGCCCAGGTTGAGCGCCCCCTGGAGCGCGAGCTTCGCGTCGGTGCTCCGCCAGCCCGCGCGGGGACTGCCCAGGCCGTGGCTCATGGAGAAGAGCAGGGTGGGGTCCTGGTGCGCGGCCTGCTCCAGCAGTGCGTTGGCGCCGGGCTCTCCCGGCATGCCCAGCTCCAGCACGTCCCGCGCGGGGAAGCGGCCCAGCTCCCGCGCCTGCCGGGCCGACGCGATGGCCGGGGCCACCAATGATTGGTAGCCCGTCCGCGTCGCGGCGGTGCCGTCGTGGACGGTGAAGAAGAGCGAGCGGGGCTGGCGCTCGGCGGAGGGCGCGTTCTCCCAGCGCAGCACCTTGTCCACGTAGGCCGCGTAGTCCTCGTCGCGCCGGAAGGCCAGCCGCCCCACGTAGGCGTCGTGGGCCGCGGCCTGCTGCAGCTCGAAGGGCACCTGGTGGAAGTCCCCCAGGAAGAGCAGGTAGCGGGGCCGGTCCGCCACGGGCACCGCTTCGTCGTCCAGCACGACGCGCACCCAGCGGGTGAAGTCCTCCAGGTTCCGCCCCTCCGCCGCCAGCTCCGCGCTCACCCGGTAGACGCGCACCGGGTGGCCCTCCTGCTGCTCCTGCCGGTGCCGGCGCAGGGGCTCCATCAGCGCGAGCAGCCGGTCTCCTTCAGGCCCCTCCGGCGCGACCAGCCCCCAGCGCTGCGCGGGCAGGGAGTTGGGGTCTTCCCCGTCGTCCCAGAGGTGGCGCTCCTCGCGCCCCTGCGCGTCGTCGTCGCGCGGAGCCTGCATCGCGGCGTCGGCGGGCAGGCCGTCGGGGGCCACCGGCTCGTGTGAATCGGCGTGGGACAACAACAGCTCGACGTTCTGCGTGCTCATCTTTGGGGATGGCTCCTGGCGTGCGCGCCCGGGAAGTCGTGCGCGTGACGGCAGGACGCGGCGGAGGGCGGCCGTGTGAGCCGGGGATGTCTGGCGTTGGCATTCACACACAAATGGCGTGCGCCGTCCTCTGGACGCAGTGCCCGGCACATCCGCCGTCAACCCAATCCCAGGAGCACGCCCATGCAGTCCGCCGCCCAGCTGTCCGCTTACATCATCGCCTTCGCGGGTGCCGCCCGCACCGCGCAGCGCCTCATGTCGTCCGGCATGGATCCGATGACGATCGCCGAGTACTACTTCGAGGTGAACCTCACGAGCGACTTCGAGATCAAGAGCGAGACGGACGTTGCCCTCAACGTCTGGCGCATGAGCATCAAGGAGAAGCTCACGCTCGACTACAAGGAGCACATGGGGCTCACCGTGAAGTGCACCATCAAGCCCGCGGCGTTGCTCGCGGCCCAGGGTGGCAGCACCGGCGGCGGCGCCTGAAGCCAGCCGTCTGTCTGACCGGAACACGCTGAAGCAAGACACACCCGTCGCCGCCGGTGCTTCGTTCTGGAGCACTGGCGGTGGCGGTTCGCCATCCACCCTTCCTTTCTCAATCCCATCCCATGGCAAAGCCCAATCCCACGCCTGACCACGCGCAAGTCCTCATCCACGACCTCATCCTGGCCGTCCAGTCCTCGCTGGACATCGCGGAGGAGACGGCCCGAAAGCACTATTCCTTCTCCGTGGCGGAGCTGGAGGTCTCCGCCAGCTTCGAGTTCGAGATGACGGAGCAGGACAGCGACATCCCCGAGGACAAGCCGCAGCCCAAGCGCTGGTTCTCCCTCTTCGGCGGCGGCACCAAGAAGGAACACACGCGCCTGCACGACCTCAACGAAAAGGACTCCAGCAAGCTCACGGTGCGCATGCTGTTCCGTCCCGGAGGCAAGCACCTGGCGGGCGGCACCGTCGAGTCCTCCGACGGCAGCGCCTCCACGGAGGAGGAAGCGACGACCGAGCCCGCGTCCACTCCGTCCAAGCGCAAGTAGACGCCATGACGACAACGGAGCCCGCGGCCTTCTTCAGGTCGCGGGCTCTTCGTGTTTCAGCTCACTTCTTGTCCAGCAGCCGCAGCGCGCGCTGGTAGTAGGCTTCGCGCGAGGCCTTGCCGTTGTAGCCGCCGTTGATGCGCCGGGTGATGGCGTCGAACTCGCCCTTGTCGGCGTGCTTGTTGAGGTTGCGGCTGTTCCAGAACCAGGCGGCGGTGCGGAAGCCCACGTCCAGGTCGGCCGCGCGGGCGGGGTTCTCCTCCAGGTCCAGCTCCAGCGCCTTGCCCGCGGCGCGGTAGTTGGTGCGGCCGGTGATTTGGATGGGCCCGCGGCCCTTGTAGCGCGCGCCGTCGCCCGGCTTGACGTTGCCCAGGTCCTTGCGCCGCTCGTAGGCGCGGCCGGTCGCCAGCTCCTCGAAGTAGCGGAACTCGGCGCTCTCGTGCGCCAGCTGCGCCAGGAACGCGGCCTGGCGGCGCGGGGTGTTGATGCCCGCCTCGGACATGGCGTCGTTCAGGTGCGGCAGCACCTCTTGCGCGCGCGCCTTGGGCAGTCGGGTCAGGAACGAACGCAGCTGCTCCAGCGTCAGCGCCTGGAATGTCTCGCCTTTCGGCTCGGTGGACTCGTCGGACTGCGAGGGTTTGGGGGACTTGGAACCAAAGCCAAAGAGGGCCATCGGGTGGACTCCCGGGTTGCCGGCCCCGGCGGAGGCCGGGCCGTGGGTGCCTGGAAGACGCCGGGTGTCTGGGATTTGTGAGCGCCGCTGGGAGGCTTCAGGGCTCGTCCGGGAGCGGTGCGCGTCCGTGCCGCTGCTCACACGCGGCGTTGGCCTCCAGGGCCTTCGCGGGCAGGTCGCCCAGCAGGCCGCGCCGCTCGCCGGGCGTCAGGCACGCGGAGCTGGTCGCCTGGAGCTTCTCCTGGAGCCGCTCGATGGGGAGCGGCTCGCGCGGACGCCACACCCGGGCACTGCCGTCCGTGGAGCCGGTGACGAGCCGGGGTTCCTCCGCGCGGGGGCTGAACACGGCCGAGGTCACCTCGCCCTCGTGCGCGGAGAGGACGAGGTACGGCTCGCCGGGCGCGTCCGTGAGCCAGACGCGGGCACGGCCGTCCGCGCACGCGGTGACGACGCGGCCGCCATCCGGGCTCCAGGCGGCCCAGGGCACCGGCGCGTCGTGGCGCAGGAGCGCGCGCACGCCTCGCACGCGGCCGTTCTCCACGGTCCAGAGGCGCGCCGTGCCGTCCTGCGAGGACGTGAGCACCTGGGTGGGGTCCTTCGGATGGAAGGCGGCGGAGAGGACCCAGTCGTCGTGGCTGTAGAGCGTGGCGGTGAGGCGCCCCTCCGCGCTCCAGATGCGGGCGGTGCCATCTTGAGATGCGGTGATGAGGCGCTGGCCGTCGGGGCTGAAGGCCACGGAGCGGACCTGGTCGCCGTGGCCCTCCAGTGCAACGGGCGGCCGCGCCCCAGCCACGCTCACGATGCGGGTGGCACGCGGGCTGGATGCGAGCGCCACGCGCTGTCCATCGGGGCTGAAGGCGGCGCCGAAGAAGGGCTCGCGCTGGGACGCCAGCACGCGCCGGCCCGCCGTGCTTCCGTCCGTCGGCCACAGGCGCGCGGTTCCATCCAGCGAGGCCGTCAGCAGCCACCGGCCATCTGGACTGAAGACCACGGAGCGCACGTCCTGCGCATGGCCCCTGAGGACATGCGTGGCCCGGCCGTCCTCCGACCAGAGGCGCACCGCCCCGTCCTGCGACGCCGTGGCCACCTGCGTGCCGTCCGGGCTGAAGGCCACAGACCAGAGGAAACCGGCGGACGTCTGGAGCGGGAGCGAGTCCTGGGGCGCGTCCAGGCGCCACACTCGCGCGGTGGCGTCGACGGAGGCGGTGACGACCTGCTTGCCGTCCGGACCGAAGCCGCCCCACAGCAGGGTGGACCGGTGGCCGAGCAGCAGTCGGGGCGGCGTGTCCTCGCGCGCGGACCACAGCCGCGCCGTGGTGTCCGAGGAGACGGTGAGGATCCACTCGCCCAGCGGTCCCCCGAAGGTGGCCAGGCGCACGGCGCCCTGGTGGCCGCGCAGCACGCGGGGCTCGCCTCGCCCATCGGCCTGGAAGAGGCGCGCGGTGGTGTCCACCGACGCGGTCACCACCCATTGCCCGTCTGGACTGAAGCGCGCGGTGGTCAGCTCGCCCTGGTGTCCCTTCAGCGCCACGGGGGCGGTGGTTCCGTTGACGGGCCAGACGCGCGCGACGCCGTCCCGGGCCACCGTCAGCACGTGGGTGCCTTCCGGGTCGAACGTGGCGGAGGTGACGGGGGCGGGGTGGGGCAGCTCGCGCGGGCCTTCCGTCCCCTCCACGCGAACCAGGCGCGCGGTGCCGTCCAGCGAGGCCGTCAGCAGCCACCGTCCATCCGGACTGAAGGCCACGGTCTGCACGGCGCCCCGGTGCCGCACCTCGCGCGGCTCGCCGGTGCCGTCCACCCGCCACAGCCGCGCCAGCCCGTCTCGCGAGGCCGTGGCCACGCGCTGGCCGTCCGGGCTGAAGGCGCCCCACTGCACGACGCCGCGGTGCCGGAACGTGTGCAGCAACGCGCCGTCCTCCGTGTTCCACAGCCGCGCCGTGCCGTCATGCGAGGAGGTGAGCACGCGCTGCCCTCCCGCCGGGCTGAAGGTGGCGTGGTAGACGGGCCCCGCGTGGCCGGTGAGCACCACCGGCGCGCCCTCGCCACTGGTCCGCCACAGCCGCGCGGTGCCGTCCTTCGACGCCGTCACCACGCGCTGCCCGTCCGAGCTGACCTCCACGTGGACCACGGCCTGGGCGTGGCCGCGCAGCACCGCGCGGCTCAGCGGCTCCTGGAGGACCGCGGACACATCCTGGGCCCAGCCCCGGAGCCGGCCGGGCTCCTGGACCTCGCGAAGCATGAGCAGGGCCAGCGTGGGATTGTCCCGCCGCAGCTTCCGGGCGACGTCCAGCAGCACCAGGTCCCGGGCGCGCTGCGCGTGGTGCTGCGCCTCCTGCCGCTCACTCTGGGCTCGGGCCTCCAGCTGGCGCGCGTTCCATGCGAGCGCCGCCATGCCCCCCGCCACCACCAGCGCGGCCACCAGCATCCGCACCAGGCGCTGGCGCGCCGACGCGTCGTGGGCCTCGGCGGAGGCCATGCTGGCGTCCAGCAGTTGGAGGACGTCCTCGCCCGGCTCCTCGCTGTAGCGCCGCAGGATGTCCTGCGCGTAGCCCAGCCGGCTTCCGGACAGGAGGTAGGGCGCGCCGCCGTCGGGAGCGCTCCGGTGCGCGATCCAGTCCCGGGCCCAGGACTCCAGCTCGCGGAAGTGTTGGATGCGCTCGCGGTCCGCGCGGGCCCACTCCGCCAACTCTGGCCAGGTGCGCAGCAGTGACTCGTGCGACAGCTGCAACCACTCCACGCCCGCCGCGTCCTCTTCCCGGGTCAGCAGCCGCGCGGTGAGCAGGACGCCCAGCACCCGGTCGAAGTCGGCGCG
Proteins encoded in this window:
- a CDS encoding RNA polymerase sigma factor, whose translation is MSENTNPSFWRVWEQHKEPLLQQALRLMGGNVVDAEDAVDTAMLRAHQNYVSPGKILNPRAWLGRILHNVCMDIHRERQRWGDTEEWMEDLEAAEPQSQEQLPDAGLLQRESAAAVRECIEALPPNLRVPLVMRYLQDMSYADIAEQLRLTSCNVRKRIQLAYGILRTTLSQEPCPR
- the phbB gene encoding acetoacetyl-CoA reductase, coding for MSGRVAVVTGGTRGIGAASADALRQQGYRVAVTYYANEQAAQNFTGRTGIPAFRFDAANTAQCVAGVKKIVEALGPIEVLVNNAGITRDAMLHKMTSEQWNEVIQTNLTSCFNLCNVVVGPMRERGFGRIINIGSINGQTGQLGQTAYAAAKAGMHGFTVALAREGAARGVTANLIAPGYIDTDLVRTVPPEELVRIRTRIPVGRLGRADEIARAVTFLASDKAGFITGSTLTINGGQHMY
- a CDS encoding patatin-like phospholipase family protein is translated as MTQPQAPQERPQVIVVFQGGGALGAYHVGAYQALEEAGLHPDWVSGISIGAFTAALVAGNRPEQRLERLEAFWREVSWPGSEWGSLFKGRLRQLFNLGSHMTSLLFGQPGFYAPRALSPLLAPPGSPEALSFYSTRPMRSTLRRLVDFEYINSRATRLSLGATRVSDGHLVFFDNTRSALGPDHVLASGALPPAFPPSLIDGELYWDGGCVTNTPLNAILDDPPQRHSLVFMIDLFEARAPLPQNMDEASWRMKSIQFAGRTSQQVDQFATVWNLRQTSSRVTRHMSASSPLAFSDEPLAKPAPRLDIIHLTYQRGEHQISSSDAEFSRASIAERQADGYRDMKRALATSPWTQPMANGPQAFGDEDLAPAEGGAVVHRL
- a CDS encoding PHA/PHB synthase family protein; this encodes MNASLEPMRRAFLEVLLRLAMDPQRMLAAGIDLWGRSLRGGVPPEPAPSAPDRRFRDPAWREQPFFDGLRRAYLTGADWLEDLVAQAPGVDRHTAHQARFYARQLTDALSPSNFPALNPEVLRAARESHGRSLLKGLEALCEDLARGQGQLATRMTDRRTFRLGENLATTPGDVVHEERLFQLIQYRPTTPTVYRQPLLVVPPWINKFYILDLRPENSFVRWAVDRGYTVFLISWVNPDETHADVDWEDYLVHGLIAALEAVCRATGEERVSTLGYCIGGTLLASGLAWLAAQNDSLIASATLLTTQVDFSEPGDLGAFIDAPRLERLEAHMRERGYLEGLEMMTTFNLLRAKDLVWPFVVNNYLLGREPAPSDFLAWSTDPTRMPARAHATYLRELYLNNRLVQPGALSLAGVPLDLGRVKTPLYVQACREDHIAPFRSVYRGARNYRGPVRFVLAGSGHVAGVINPPSANRYRYWVPKPRPGASPGNAPASIPNADAFASHSNAVASFQDADEIALRGKTDVIASTPDASASFMDADGIASHADADAWLQDAKEHSGSWWTDWEYWQSERSGERVPARRPGEGGLRVIEAAPGRYVRSRILPE
- a CDS encoding NmrA/HSCARG family protein, whose protein sequence is MTMDKKIIAVVGATGEEGGGLARAILADTQSGFTVRALTRKPGSELARRLAKLGAEVVAADVSDAKSLKAAFTGAHGAFCVTSYWEKPDPERELAQARTMAHAAKEAGVAHVIWSTQEDTRRLIPAEDTRMPMLKRHYRVPQFDVKGASDAYFSGLDLPVTFVRTSFSWENLLSFGLGGKRNADGTFDFVLPTEDQKLPGIATEDVGGCVHTLFQRGPEAWAGKTVGLASEHLTGQEIARTLQQVLGQEVRFHSMEPEVYRTFNFPGASELANMFQFMRDFSEEYCAARDPERTRELNPQVQSLARWIERNKARFVRAA
- a CDS encoding SET domain-containing histone-lysine N-methyltransferase, with the protein product MSARQEAEQDTLEEANPLKEHLALQWSRQAGASFPKLWVGHLEGDERGVFAKVPIAAGEEVLRVPRACLVTLDVARASDIGRLIDAHAPDTSEECYLAAFLLQEKEREDSAWKPYLDVLPQSFPHLPLFFDAQELSLLQGSSALREVARWKEMLLARYAMLAQRVPGFERFTPDAYLWAQHVLISRSFGLTVAGKLTRCFVPVADMLNHRASPRLVWGNTEDGEAFVLVAHEPVAAREELHISYGIKSSCRFLLSYGFVPEDNPDDTLVLYLGVLEDAVEAEGKRELLALATPPSRRRFEVPLHYGHASTVAMFSFLRVACANARELARLAEEAREEQGLGEVPPLSAETEERVFRYLHDACEARLAGFETTLEEDEQLLQEADLSRNARNCLLLRRGEKRLLRAYAGLALAFLPALSPSLPGPVVGG